From Triticum aestivum cultivar Chinese Spring chromosome 4A, IWGSC CS RefSeq v2.1, whole genome shotgun sequence, a single genomic window includes:
- the LOC123085076 gene encoding histone H3.2, with the protein MARTKQTARKSTGGKAPRKQLATKAARKSAPATGGVKKPHRFRPGTVALREIRKYQKSTELLIRKLPFQRLVREIAQDFKTDLRFQSSAVSALQEAAEAYLVGLFEDTNLCAIHAKRVTIMPKDIQLARRIRGERA; encoded by the coding sequence ATGGCCCGCACGAAGCAGACGGCGCGCAAGTCCACCGGCGGCAAGGCGCCGAGGAAGCAGCTGGCGACCAAGGCGGCGCGCAAGTCCGCCCCGGCCACCGGCGGCGTGAAGAAGCCCCACCGCTTCCGCCCGGGGACCGTCGCCCTCCGCGAGATCCGCAAGTACCAGAAGAGCACGGAGCTGCTCATCCGCAAGCTCCCCTTCCAGCGCCTCGTCCGGGAGATCGCCCAGGACTTCAAGACCGACCTCCGCTTCCAGTCCTCCGCCGTCTCCGCCCTGCAGGAGGCCGCCGAGGCCTACCTCGTCGGCCTCTTCGAGGACACCAACCTCTGCGCCATCCACGCCAAGCGCGTCACcatcatgcccaaggacatccaGCTCGCCCGCCGCATCCGCGGGGAGCGCGCCTAG